A single genomic interval of Melanotaenia boesemani isolate fMelBoe1 chromosome 4, fMelBoe1.pri, whole genome shotgun sequence harbors:
- the sh3gl2a gene encoding SH3 domain containing GRB2 like 2a, endophilin A1 isoform X2, translating to MSVAGLKKQFHKATQRVSEKVGGAEGTKLDEDFTEMEKKVDVTARAVLDIMTKTTEYLQPNPATRAKMSMMNSMSRMRGQEKGPGYTQTEAILGESMQRFGRELGEESNFGLALIDAGEAMRELGEVKDALDMEVKQNFIDPMQNLHEKDLKEIQHHLKKMEGRRLDFDYKKKRQGKVTEDEIKQALEKFDDSKEIAEQSMFNLLESDIEQVSQLAALVHAQVEYHTRAAEILTQLSSKIDERIRDTSNKPRKEYVPKPRTSLDFSISENHNGGIHGARSPGARSPARSPARSPAPLDQPCCRALYDFDPENEGELGFKEGDIITLTNKIDDNWYEGMLHGNSGFFPINYVDILVPLPH from the exons ATGTCTGTGGCGGGACTGAAAAAGCAATTTCACAAAGCTACTCAG agaGTGAGTGAGAAGGTTGGAGGAGCTGAAGGAACGAAGCTCGATGAGGACTTCACTGAAATGGAAAAG AAGGTGGACGTCACTGCTCGAGCAGTGTTGGACATCATGACGAAGACCACAGAGTATCTGCAGCCAAACCCAG CCACCAGAGCCAAGATGAGCATGATGAACTCCATGTCACGTATGCGGGGCCAGGAAAAGGGACCAGGCTACACGCAGACAGAGGCTATTCTGGGGGAGTCTATGCAGAGGTTCGGCAGGGAGCTCGGAGAGGAGTCTAACTTTG GTCTTGCTCTGATTGATGCTGGAGAAGCCATGCGTGAGCTGGGTGAGGTCAAGGATGCTCTTGACATGGAAGTGAAGCAGAACTTCATTGATCCGATGCAGAACCTCCATGAAAAAGATCTTAAGGAGATTCAG CATCACCTGAAGAAAATGGAGGGTCGCCGTCTGGACTTTGATTATAAGAAGAAGCGTCAGGGCAAAGTGACAGAAGATGAGATCAAACAAGCACTTGAGAAGTTTGATGACTCCAAAGAGATTGCTGAGCAAAGCATGTTCAACCTGTTGGAGAGTGAT ATTGAGCAGGTGAGTCAGCTGGCTGCATTGGTCCATGCTCAGGTGGAGTATCACACCCGGGCTGCTGAGATCCTCACACAGCTTTCCAGTAAGATCGATGAACG GATAAGGGACACCTCTAACAAACCGAGAAAAGAATATGTCCCAAAACCACGAACATCCCTGGACTTCTCTATCAGTGAGAACCACAATGGAGGCATCCATGGTGCTCGCTCTCCAG gtgcgaggtctccag CAAGATCTCCAG Ccaggtctccag CCCCCTTGGATCAACCCTGCTGCCGCGCACTGTATGATTTTGACCCCGAGAATGAAGGTGAGCTAGGCTTCAAAGAAGGCGATATCATCACCCTTACCAATAAGATCGATGACAACTGGTACGAGGGGATGCTGCACGGCAACTCAGGCTTTTTCCCCATCAACTACGTGGATATTCTGGTGCCGTTGCCCCACTAA
- the sh3gl2a gene encoding SH3 domain containing GRB2 like 2a, endophilin A1 isoform X1: MSVAGLKKQFHKATQRVSEKVGGAEGTKLDEDFTEMEKKVDVTARAVLDIMTKTTEYLQPNPATRAKMSMMNSMSRMRGQEKGPGYTQTEAILGESMQRFGRELGEESNFGLALIDAGEAMRELGEVKDALDMEVKQNFIDPMQNLHEKDLKEIQHHLKKMEGRRLDFDYKKKRQGKVTEDEIKQALEKFDDSKEIAEQSMFNLLESDIEQVSQLAALVHAQVEYHTRAAEILTQLSSKIDERIRDTSNKPRKEYVPKPRTSLDFSISENHNGGIHGARSPGARSPARSPARSPARSPAPLDQPCCRALYDFDPENEGELGFKEGDIITLTNKIDDNWYEGMLHGNSGFFPINYVDILVPLPH, encoded by the exons ATGTCTGTGGCGGGACTGAAAAAGCAATTTCACAAAGCTACTCAG agaGTGAGTGAGAAGGTTGGAGGAGCTGAAGGAACGAAGCTCGATGAGGACTTCACTGAAATGGAAAAG AAGGTGGACGTCACTGCTCGAGCAGTGTTGGACATCATGACGAAGACCACAGAGTATCTGCAGCCAAACCCAG CCACCAGAGCCAAGATGAGCATGATGAACTCCATGTCACGTATGCGGGGCCAGGAAAAGGGACCAGGCTACACGCAGACAGAGGCTATTCTGGGGGAGTCTATGCAGAGGTTCGGCAGGGAGCTCGGAGAGGAGTCTAACTTTG GTCTTGCTCTGATTGATGCTGGAGAAGCCATGCGTGAGCTGGGTGAGGTCAAGGATGCTCTTGACATGGAAGTGAAGCAGAACTTCATTGATCCGATGCAGAACCTCCATGAAAAAGATCTTAAGGAGATTCAG CATCACCTGAAGAAAATGGAGGGTCGCCGTCTGGACTTTGATTATAAGAAGAAGCGTCAGGGCAAAGTGACAGAAGATGAGATCAAACAAGCACTTGAGAAGTTTGATGACTCCAAAGAGATTGCTGAGCAAAGCATGTTCAACCTGTTGGAGAGTGAT ATTGAGCAGGTGAGTCAGCTGGCTGCATTGGTCCATGCTCAGGTGGAGTATCACACCCGGGCTGCTGAGATCCTCACACAGCTTTCCAGTAAGATCGATGAACG GATAAGGGACACCTCTAACAAACCGAGAAAAGAATATGTCCCAAAACCACGAACATCCCTGGACTTCTCTATCAGTGAGAACCACAATGGAGGCATCCATGGTGCTCGCTCTCCAG gtgcgaggtctccag CAAGGTCTCCAG CAAGATCTCCAG Ccaggtctccag CCCCCTTGGATCAACCCTGCTGCCGCGCACTGTATGATTTTGACCCCGAGAATGAAGGTGAGCTAGGCTTCAAAGAAGGCGATATCATCACCCTTACCAATAAGATCGATGACAACTGGTACGAGGGGATGCTGCACGGCAACTCAGGCTTTTTCCCCATCAACTACGTGGATATTCTGGTGCCGTTGCCCCACTAA
- the sh3gl2a gene encoding SH3 domain containing GRB2 like 2a, endophilin A1 isoform X3, whose product MSVAGLKKQFHKATQRVSEKVGGAEGTKLDEDFTEMEKKVDVTARAVLDIMTKTTEYLQPNPATRAKMSMMNSMSRMRGQEKGPGYTQTEAILGESMQRFGRELGEESNFGLALIDAGEAMRELGEVKDALDMEVKQNFIDPMQNLHEKDLKEIQHHLKKMEGRRLDFDYKKKRQGKVTEDEIKQALEKFDDSKEIAEQSMFNLLESDIEQVSQLAALVHAQVEYHTRAAEILTQLSSKIDERIRDTSNKPRKEYVPKPRTSLDFSISENHNGGIHGARSPGARSPARSPAPLDQPCCRALYDFDPENEGELGFKEGDIITLTNKIDDNWYEGMLHGNSGFFPINYVDILVPLPH is encoded by the exons ATGTCTGTGGCGGGACTGAAAAAGCAATTTCACAAAGCTACTCAG agaGTGAGTGAGAAGGTTGGAGGAGCTGAAGGAACGAAGCTCGATGAGGACTTCACTGAAATGGAAAAG AAGGTGGACGTCACTGCTCGAGCAGTGTTGGACATCATGACGAAGACCACAGAGTATCTGCAGCCAAACCCAG CCACCAGAGCCAAGATGAGCATGATGAACTCCATGTCACGTATGCGGGGCCAGGAAAAGGGACCAGGCTACACGCAGACAGAGGCTATTCTGGGGGAGTCTATGCAGAGGTTCGGCAGGGAGCTCGGAGAGGAGTCTAACTTTG GTCTTGCTCTGATTGATGCTGGAGAAGCCATGCGTGAGCTGGGTGAGGTCAAGGATGCTCTTGACATGGAAGTGAAGCAGAACTTCATTGATCCGATGCAGAACCTCCATGAAAAAGATCTTAAGGAGATTCAG CATCACCTGAAGAAAATGGAGGGTCGCCGTCTGGACTTTGATTATAAGAAGAAGCGTCAGGGCAAAGTGACAGAAGATGAGATCAAACAAGCACTTGAGAAGTTTGATGACTCCAAAGAGATTGCTGAGCAAAGCATGTTCAACCTGTTGGAGAGTGAT ATTGAGCAGGTGAGTCAGCTGGCTGCATTGGTCCATGCTCAGGTGGAGTATCACACCCGGGCTGCTGAGATCCTCACACAGCTTTCCAGTAAGATCGATGAACG GATAAGGGACACCTCTAACAAACCGAGAAAAGAATATGTCCCAAAACCACGAACATCCCTGGACTTCTCTATCAGTGAGAACCACAATGGAGGCATCCATGGTGCTCGCTCTCCAG gtgcgaggtctccag Ccaggtctccag CCCCCTTGGATCAACCCTGCTGCCGCGCACTGTATGATTTTGACCCCGAGAATGAAGGTGAGCTAGGCTTCAAAGAAGGCGATATCATCACCCTTACCAATAAGATCGATGACAACTGGTACGAGGGGATGCTGCACGGCAACTCAGGCTTTTTCCCCATCAACTACGTGGATATTCTGGTGCCGTTGCCCCACTAA
- the sh3gl2a gene encoding SH3 domain containing GRB2 like 2a, endophilin A1 isoform X4 yields MSVAGLKKQFHKATQRVSEKVGGAEGTKLDEDFTEMEKKVDVTARAVLDIMTKTTEYLQPNPATRAKMSMMNSMSRMRGQEKGPGYTQTEAILGESMQRFGRELGEESNFGLALIDAGEAMRELGEVKDALDMEVKQNFIDPMQNLHEKDLKEIQHHLKKMEGRRLDFDYKKKRQGKVTEDEIKQALEKFDDSKEIAEQSMFNLLESDIEQVSQLAALVHAQVEYHTRAAEILTQLSSKIDERIRDTSNKPRKEYVPKPRTSLDFSISENHNGGIHGARSPARSPAPLDQPCCRALYDFDPENEGELGFKEGDIITLTNKIDDNWYEGMLHGNSGFFPINYVDILVPLPH; encoded by the exons ATGTCTGTGGCGGGACTGAAAAAGCAATTTCACAAAGCTACTCAG agaGTGAGTGAGAAGGTTGGAGGAGCTGAAGGAACGAAGCTCGATGAGGACTTCACTGAAATGGAAAAG AAGGTGGACGTCACTGCTCGAGCAGTGTTGGACATCATGACGAAGACCACAGAGTATCTGCAGCCAAACCCAG CCACCAGAGCCAAGATGAGCATGATGAACTCCATGTCACGTATGCGGGGCCAGGAAAAGGGACCAGGCTACACGCAGACAGAGGCTATTCTGGGGGAGTCTATGCAGAGGTTCGGCAGGGAGCTCGGAGAGGAGTCTAACTTTG GTCTTGCTCTGATTGATGCTGGAGAAGCCATGCGTGAGCTGGGTGAGGTCAAGGATGCTCTTGACATGGAAGTGAAGCAGAACTTCATTGATCCGATGCAGAACCTCCATGAAAAAGATCTTAAGGAGATTCAG CATCACCTGAAGAAAATGGAGGGTCGCCGTCTGGACTTTGATTATAAGAAGAAGCGTCAGGGCAAAGTGACAGAAGATGAGATCAAACAAGCACTTGAGAAGTTTGATGACTCCAAAGAGATTGCTGAGCAAAGCATGTTCAACCTGTTGGAGAGTGAT ATTGAGCAGGTGAGTCAGCTGGCTGCATTGGTCCATGCTCAGGTGGAGTATCACACCCGGGCTGCTGAGATCCTCACACAGCTTTCCAGTAAGATCGATGAACG GATAAGGGACACCTCTAACAAACCGAGAAAAGAATATGTCCCAAAACCACGAACATCCCTGGACTTCTCTATCAGTGAGAACCACAATGGAGGCATCCATGGTGCTCGCTCTCCAG Ccaggtctccag CCCCCTTGGATCAACCCTGCTGCCGCGCACTGTATGATTTTGACCCCGAGAATGAAGGTGAGCTAGGCTTCAAAGAAGGCGATATCATCACCCTTACCAATAAGATCGATGACAACTGGTACGAGGGGATGCTGCACGGCAACTCAGGCTTTTTCCCCATCAACTACGTGGATATTCTGGTGCCGTTGCCCCACTAA
- the sh3gl2a gene encoding SH3 domain containing GRB2 like 2a, endophilin A1 isoform X5: MSVAGLKKQFHKATQRVSEKVGGAEGTKLDEDFTEMEKKVDVTARAVLDIMTKTTEYLQPNPATRAKMSMMNSMSRMRGQEKGPGYTQTEAILGESMQRFGRELGEESNFGLALIDAGEAMRELGEVKDALDMEVKQNFIDPMQNLHEKDLKEIQHHLKKMEGRRLDFDYKKKRQGKVTEDEIKQALEKFDDSKEIAEQSMFNLLESDIEQVSQLAALVHAQVEYHTRAAEILTQLSSKIDERIRDTSNKPRKEYVPKPRTSLDFSISENHNGGIHGARSPAPLDQPCCRALYDFDPENEGELGFKEGDIITLTNKIDDNWYEGMLHGNSGFFPINYVDILVPLPH, encoded by the exons ATGTCTGTGGCGGGACTGAAAAAGCAATTTCACAAAGCTACTCAG agaGTGAGTGAGAAGGTTGGAGGAGCTGAAGGAACGAAGCTCGATGAGGACTTCACTGAAATGGAAAAG AAGGTGGACGTCACTGCTCGAGCAGTGTTGGACATCATGACGAAGACCACAGAGTATCTGCAGCCAAACCCAG CCACCAGAGCCAAGATGAGCATGATGAACTCCATGTCACGTATGCGGGGCCAGGAAAAGGGACCAGGCTACACGCAGACAGAGGCTATTCTGGGGGAGTCTATGCAGAGGTTCGGCAGGGAGCTCGGAGAGGAGTCTAACTTTG GTCTTGCTCTGATTGATGCTGGAGAAGCCATGCGTGAGCTGGGTGAGGTCAAGGATGCTCTTGACATGGAAGTGAAGCAGAACTTCATTGATCCGATGCAGAACCTCCATGAAAAAGATCTTAAGGAGATTCAG CATCACCTGAAGAAAATGGAGGGTCGCCGTCTGGACTTTGATTATAAGAAGAAGCGTCAGGGCAAAGTGACAGAAGATGAGATCAAACAAGCACTTGAGAAGTTTGATGACTCCAAAGAGATTGCTGAGCAAAGCATGTTCAACCTGTTGGAGAGTGAT ATTGAGCAGGTGAGTCAGCTGGCTGCATTGGTCCATGCTCAGGTGGAGTATCACACCCGGGCTGCTGAGATCCTCACACAGCTTTCCAGTAAGATCGATGAACG GATAAGGGACACCTCTAACAAACCGAGAAAAGAATATGTCCCAAAACCACGAACATCCCTGGACTTCTCTATCAGTGAGAACCACAATGGAGGCATCCATGGTGCTCGCTCTCCAG CCCCCTTGGATCAACCCTGCTGCCGCGCACTGTATGATTTTGACCCCGAGAATGAAGGTGAGCTAGGCTTCAAAGAAGGCGATATCATCACCCTTACCAATAAGATCGATGACAACTGGTACGAGGGGATGCTGCACGGCAACTCAGGCTTTTTCCCCATCAACTACGTGGATATTCTGGTGCCGTTGCCCCACTAA